A region of Epinephelus fuscoguttatus linkage group LG1, E.fuscoguttatus.final_Chr_v1 DNA encodes the following proteins:
- the LOC125892795 gene encoding mitochondrial carnitine/acylcarnitine carrier protein-like isoform X5: MSKQQTISPMKNFFAGGFGGICLVFAGHPLDTIKVRLQTQPVPKPGESPLYAGTIDCCKKTLAKEGLRGLYKGMAAPIIGVTPMFAVCFFGFGLGKKLQQKHPEDVLTYPQLFAAGMLSGVFTTVIMTPGERIKCLLQIQASSGTVKYAGPMDCVKQLYKETGIRGIYKGTVLTLMRDVPASGMYFTSYEWLKNLLTPAGKSHNELSVPSVLFAGGMAGIFNWAVAIPADVLKSRFQTAPEGKYPNGFRDVLRELIRQEGVGSLYKGFNAVMLRAFPANAACFLGFELAMKFLNWAAPNL; the protein is encoded by the exons ATGTCCAAACAACAGACGATCAGTCCGATGAAGAACTTCTTCGCCGGAGGATTTGGAGGCATTTGCCTCGTCTTCGCCGGACATCCTCTCGACACCATTAAG GTGCGTTTACAAACTCAGCCCGTGCCCAAACCTGGAGAGAGCCCGCTGTATGCTGGAACCATTGATTGTTGTAAAAAGACTTTAGCCAAAGAG GGTCTGAGAGGGCTCTATAAAGGCATGGCGGCCCCGATCATCGGAGTCACGCCCATGTTTGCTGTCTGTTTCTTTGGATTTGGACTGGGAAAGAAACTACAACAGAAGCACCCTGAAGATGTCCTTAC GTATCCACAGCTGTTTGCTGCGGGCATGTTGTCTGGTGTGTTCACCACGGTCATCATGACTCCTGGAGAGCGCATCAAATGCCTCCTACAG ATTCAGGCATCTTCAGGAACAGTGAAGTACGCCGGACCCATGGACTGTGTCAAACAGCTGTACAAAGAGACTGGGATCAGAGGAATCTACAAAGGCACCGTTCTGACTCTCATGAGAG ATGTCCCAGCCAGTGGAATGTACTTCACGTCCTACGAGTGGTTGAAGAACCTCCTCACACCTGCAGGAAAAAG CCACAATGAGCTCAGCGTCCCCAGTGTGCTGTTTGCCGGGGGGATGGCTGGCATCTTTAACTGGGCCGTCGCAATTCCAGCTGATGTACTTAAGTCTCGTTTCCAAACAG CTCCTGAAGGAAAATATCCCAACGGTTTCCGGGATGTTCTGCGGGAGCTGATCAGACAGGAAGGCGTGGGCTCTCTGTATAAAGGCTTCAATGCTGTCATGCTTAGAGCTTTCCCTGCAAACGCA GCTTGTTTCTTAGGATTTGAGCTCGCAATGAAGTTCCTAAACTGGGCAGCACCAAACCTGTGA